In Trichocoleus desertorum ATA4-8-CV12, a genomic segment contains:
- the ftsH4 gene encoding ATP-dependent zinc metalloprotease FtsH4 has translation MPIKKDQPQPPRSRQISNILLLLSGLFLLANLVFPNLFAPQVPRVPYSLFIHQVDEQEVAKAAVGQNEIRYQLKGEGDQQGQVLSTTPIFDLNLPKLLEEKGVEFGATPPSKNGWISTLISWVIPPLIFIGIWQFFIARSAGGSQGGVLSIGKSKAKVYVEGESAKITFGDVAGVEEAKTELVEIVDFLKSPDRFLQIGARIPKGVLLIGPPGTGKTLLAKAVAGEAGVPFFSISGSEFVEMFVGVGSSRVRDLFEQAKKQAPCIIFIDELDAIGKSRASGGFYGGNDEREQTLNQLLTEMDGFAAGGATVIVLAATNRPESLDPALLRPGRFDRQVLVDRPDLSGREEILGIHAQKVKLGPDVDLRAIATRTPGFAGADLANLVNEAALLAARQNRQAVAQEDFAEAIERVVAGLEKKSRVLNEKEKKIVAYHEVGHALVGALIPGSGRVEKISIIPRGMAALGYTLQLPTEDRFLMDEGELRGQIATLLGGRSAEEIIFGSITTGASNDLQRATDLAERMVTTYGMSRVLGPLAYDKGQQGMFLGGEGMNPRRMVSEKVAEEIDREVKDIVETAHQQALDILNQNRDLLEAIATQLLETEVIEGETLHKLLSQVKSASDKIPAGIA, from the coding sequence ATGCCAATTAAAAAAGATCAGCCTCAACCCCCCCGTTCTCGCCAAATTAGCAATATTTTGCTATTGCTATCAGGCTTATTTTTGTTGGCAAACCTAGTTTTTCCCAATTTATTTGCCCCTCAAGTTCCGCGAGTCCCTTATAGCTTGTTCATTCATCAAGTTGATGAGCAAGAAGTTGCCAAGGCAGCGGTGGGCCAAAATGAAATTCGCTATCAGCTGAAAGGAGAAGGCGACCAACAGGGTCAAGTCCTCAGCACAACTCCCATTTTTGACCTCAACCTGCCCAAGCTTCTAGAAGAAAAAGGGGTTGAGTTTGGTGCAACGCCACCGTCTAAAAATGGCTGGATTAGCACCCTCATCAGTTGGGTGATTCCACCGCTGATTTTCATCGGTATCTGGCAATTCTTTATTGCCCGGAGTGCTGGTGGCTCTCAAGGAGGTGTACTCTCCATTGGCAAGAGCAAAGCCAAAGTTTATGTCGAAGGTGAATCTGCCAAAATCACGTTTGGGGATGTGGCAGGCGTCGAAGAAGCCAAAACTGAACTGGTAGAAATTGTCGATTTTCTCAAAAGTCCCGATCGCTTCCTGCAAATTGGTGCTCGCATCCCTAAAGGCGTGTTGCTGATTGGCCCTCCGGGTACAGGTAAGACCTTGTTAGCTAAAGCAGTTGCGGGTGAAGCTGGAGTGCCTTTCTTCAGTATCTCTGGCTCTGAGTTTGTCGAAATGTTTGTTGGCGTCGGTTCTTCTCGGGTCCGCGACCTATTTGAGCAAGCCAAGAAACAAGCCCCTTGCATCATCTTTATTGATGAATTAGATGCGATTGGCAAGTCCCGCGCCTCCGGTGGTTTCTACGGTGGCAACGATGAGCGGGAGCAAACCCTTAACCAGTTGCTGACTGAGATGGATGGCTTTGCTGCGGGTGGAGCCACTGTAATCGTACTAGCCGCCACTAACCGTCCTGAAAGCTTAGATCCAGCATTACTGCGTCCGGGACGTTTCGATCGTCAAGTGTTGGTCGATCGCCCAGACTTATCAGGTCGGGAAGAAATTCTTGGAATTCACGCCCAGAAAGTGAAGCTAGGCCCAGATGTAGACTTACGGGCGATCGCGACTCGGACTCCTGGTTTTGCGGGGGCAGACTTGGCTAACTTAGTCAACGAAGCTGCGCTCTTAGCCGCTCGTCAAAATCGTCAAGCCGTCGCCCAAGAAGACTTTGCTGAGGCGATCGAGCGTGTAGTAGCGGGCTTAGAGAAAAAGAGCCGCGTCCTCAACGAAAAAGAGAAAAAGATTGTGGCCTACCACGAAGTTGGTCACGCTTTAGTCGGTGCTCTCATCCCTGGCAGCGGTCGCGTGGAAAAAATCTCGATTATTCCTCGTGGCATGGCAGCGCTGGGTTATACCTTGCAGCTCCCTACCGAAGATCGCTTCTTAATGGATGAAGGCGAACTGCGCGGTCAAATTGCTACGTTGTTAGGCGGTCGCTCCGCAGAAGAAATTATCTTCGGTAGCATTACCACAGGCGCTTCCAATGACCTCCAACGTGCTACAGACTTAGCTGAGCGCATGGTTACCACCTACGGTATGAGCAGAGTTCTCGGCCCGCTCGCCTATGACAAAGGTCAACAGGGCATGTTCCTAGGGGGCGAAGGTATGAATCCTCGCCGCATGGTCAGCGAGAAAGTGGCTGAAGAAATCGATCGCGAAGTTAAGGATATTGTTGAAACGGCTCACCAACAAGCCCTCGATATTTTGAACCAAAACCGAGACTTGTTGGAGGCGATCGCCACTCAACTGCTAGAAACAGAAGTGATTGAAGGAGAGACGCTGCACAAGCTCTTAAGCCAAGTCAAATCAGCTAGCGACAAAATCCCTGCTGGCATTGCTTAA
- a CDS encoding DUF2949 domain-containing protein: protein MESRRLTRLIKFLREELAVPAAAIAIGLRHREQDMSQLPMILWQYGLITLDQLNRVFDWMETA, encoded by the coding sequence ATGGAAAGTAGAAGATTGACCCGATTGATCAAGTTCTTGCGAGAGGAGCTAGCAGTGCCCGCTGCGGCGATCGCCATTGGTTTACGCCATCGGGAGCAAGATATGAGCCAGTTACCCATGATTCTTTGGCAGTACGGGTTAATCACCCTCGACCAGCTCAATCGTGTATTCGACTGGATGGAAACGGCATAG
- the trpB gene encoding tryptophan synthase subunit beta: MTRTPLSSTHQSAIDNLAEVITSAQRPDALGRFGQFGGKYVPETLMPALSELETAFHQYCNDPEFQQELQGLMRDYVGRPSPLYFAERLTTRYARPDGSGPQIYLKREDLNHTGAHKINNSLAQALLAKRMGKQRIIAETGAGQHGVATATVCARFGLECIIYMGVHDMERQALNVFRMRLMGAEVRPVASGTGTLKDATSEAIRDWVTNVENTHYILGSVAGPHPYPMIVRDFQAVIGQETRAQCQEKWGGLPDILLACVGGGSNAMGLFHEFVNESSVRFIGIEAAGEGVDTEKHAATLTRGRVGVLHGAMSYLLQDQDGQVIEPHSISAGLDYPGVGPEHSYLKDSGRAAYYSITDQEALEGFQLISKLEGIIPALETSHAIAYLEHLCPQLEGSPRIVINCSGRGDKDVQSVIKYLKLDEQNS, encoded by the coding sequence GTGACACGTACTCCTCTCTCTTCTACCCATCAATCTGCGATCGATAATCTTGCTGAAGTGATCACGTCTGCTCAGCGGCCTGATGCCCTGGGGCGATTTGGTCAGTTTGGGGGTAAGTATGTGCCGGAAACGCTGATGCCAGCGCTGAGTGAGTTAGAAACGGCGTTTCATCAGTATTGCAATGATCCGGAGTTCCAGCAGGAGCTACAAGGACTGATGCGGGATTACGTAGGAAGACCCAGCCCGCTTTACTTCGCGGAACGGTTAACGACTCGGTATGCCCGCCCGGATGGGAGTGGCCCGCAGATTTATCTGAAGCGCGAAGACTTAAACCACACGGGTGCCCACAAGATCAATAATTCTTTGGCTCAGGCGCTGCTAGCAAAGCGGATGGGTAAGCAGCGGATTATTGCTGAAACTGGCGCGGGGCAGCATGGGGTGGCGACAGCGACAGTCTGCGCTCGGTTTGGTCTGGAGTGCATCATCTATATGGGGGTGCACGATATGGAGCGGCAAGCCCTGAATGTGTTCCGGATGCGGTTGATGGGTGCGGAAGTGCGTCCGGTGGCTTCGGGGACAGGCACGCTCAAAGATGCGACTTCGGAGGCGATTCGGGACTGGGTGACGAATGTGGAGAATACTCACTACATCCTCGGTTCGGTCGCTGGCCCCCATCCTTACCCAATGATTGTGCGCGACTTCCAAGCGGTGATTGGTCAAGAAACTAGGGCGCAGTGCCAAGAAAAGTGGGGTGGCTTGCCTGATATTCTGTTGGCTTGTGTGGGCGGTGGCTCGAATGCAATGGGTCTATTCCACGAATTTGTGAATGAATCCAGTGTGCGCTTCATTGGTATTGAAGCGGCTGGGGAAGGTGTGGACACGGAGAAACATGCGGCGACGTTAACTCGCGGACGGGTAGGGGTATTGCACGGGGCGATGAGCTATCTGTTGCAAGACCAGGACGGCCAGGTAATTGAGCCACATTCGATTAGCGCAGGTTTAGACTACCCTGGCGTTGGCCCTGAGCACAGCTACCTCAAGGACAGCGGTCGGGCAGCGTACTACAGCATTACGGATCAAGAAGCGCTGGAAGGTTTTCAATTGATTTCTAAGCTAGAAGGAATTATTCCCGCTTTGGAAACCTCTCACGCGATCGCCTACTTAGAGCACCTTTGCCCTCAACTCGAAGGTAGCCCCCGCATTGTGATTAACTGCTCTGGTCGAGGTGACAAGGACGTACAGAGCGTGATCAAATACTTGAAGCTAGATGAACAGAATTCCTAG
- a CDS encoding CAP domain-containing protein, with protein sequence MTGGLAGALTTQNPAPAVTKPISRTLQPANSHTPLIAQTPTTASSLSAIEKSAFDQINKYRASKGLPALTWNAAIAEQSRKHSQSMANGKVPFSHNGFQPRVAAIAKTVAYRGAAENVAYNQGFNDPASKAVQGWIKSNGHRTNIEGNYNVSGIGVAKNAKGEYYLTQIFIRSR encoded by the coding sequence ATGACAGGCGGATTGGCAGGAGCCCTCACCACTCAAAATCCTGCCCCTGCTGTCACCAAACCTATTAGTCGCACGCTTCAGCCTGCGAACTCACACACCCCACTAATTGCTCAGACACCAACGACTGCTAGTTCTCTCAGTGCCATTGAGAAATCTGCTTTTGACCAAATCAACAAGTACCGTGCCTCCAAGGGCTTACCTGCCTTAACTTGGAACGCGGCGATCGCGGAGCAATCTCGCAAACATAGCCAAAGCATGGCTAATGGTAAAGTGCCCTTTAGCCATAATGGATTTCAGCCGAGAGTCGCGGCGATCGCCAAAACAGTGGCATACAGAGGTGCGGCTGAAAACGTGGCCTATAATCAAGGCTTTAACGACCCTGCCAGTAAAGCAGTGCAAGGCTGGATTAAAAGTAATGGACACCGCACCAACATTGAAGGCAACTACAACGTCAGCGGCATCGGTGTCGCCAAAAACGCCAAAGGCGAATACTACTTGACCCAAATCTTTATCCGTTCCCGTTAA
- a CDS encoding ribonuclease H-like domain-containing protein: MDFEDFQVYDRDLPEAALQQYLPVEAIAVDTETMGLLPHRDRLCLVQLCDSQGRGAGVRIERGQTEAPHLQQLLEAPTVTKVFHFARFDIATLKHNLGIQTSPVFCTKIASKLARTYTPRHGLKDVVQELESVELDKSAQSSDWGNAANLSDAQLRYAANDVRYLLSVRQKLTAMLQREERWELAQQCFNCLPTIVTLDLLQYKDLFEH, encoded by the coding sequence ATGGATTTTGAAGACTTTCAGGTTTACGATCGCGATTTACCTGAAGCAGCGTTACAGCAATATTTACCCGTCGAAGCGATCGCCGTCGATACAGAAACGATGGGCCTGCTGCCCCACCGTGATCGGCTTTGCTTGGTGCAACTTTGCGATTCACAAGGTCGCGGGGCAGGGGTGCGAATCGAGCGGGGCCAAACTGAGGCTCCCCATCTCCAGCAATTGCTAGAAGCGCCAACGGTGACAAAGGTGTTTCACTTTGCTCGGTTTGATATCGCTACGCTGAAGCATAATTTAGGCATTCAAACTTCACCCGTTTTCTGCACCAAAATTGCCAGTAAACTAGCCCGCACCTACACTCCACGCCATGGCTTGAAAGATGTGGTGCAAGAGTTAGAGAGTGTGGAATTGGACAAAAGTGCTCAAAGCTCAGATTGGGGCAATGCAGCCAATTTATCTGACGCTCAACTGCGCTACGCTGCCAATGATGTGCGCTATCTCTTGAGCGTGCGTCAAAAGCTCACAGCCATGTTGCAGCGAGAAGAGCGGTGGGAGTTAGCCCAGCAGTGCTTTAACTGTTTGCCAACCATTGTTACCCTAGATTTGCTGCAATATAAAGATTTGTTTGAACACTAA
- a CDS encoding rhodanese-like domain-containing protein: protein MDAFFSLLPRPPALRSKSRVYDLKARLDWGEPALTIIDVRDRSQFNLSHITGAISMPLPELPARTLDCLEFNRDLYIYGDIDEEAAEAAAKLRTAGYHNVSELRGGLPAWKAVGYPIEATLTTFQAGKSS from the coding sequence ATGGACGCGTTCTTTAGCCTTCTCCCTCGGCCTCCAGCGCTACGCTCCAAGTCCCGCGTTTACGATCTCAAAGCTCGCCTAGATTGGGGTGAACCCGCACTGACCATTATTGATGTGCGCGATCGCAGCCAATTTAACCTCAGTCACATCACGGGTGCCATCTCCATGCCCCTGCCCGAGCTTCCCGCCCGCACCTTGGATTGCCTAGAATTCAATCGCGATTTGTACATCTACGGCGACATTGACGAAGAAGCCGCCGAAGCCGCCGCTAAGCTGCGAACCGCCGGATACCACAATGTCTCAGAGTTGCGGGGTGGATTGCCTGCCTGGAAAGCAGTAGGTTATCCGATTGAAGCAACACTAACAACCTTTCAAGCTGGAAAATCGTCATAG
- a CDS encoding rhodanese-like domain-containing protein yields MQDKAKSAVDNAAHAADKATHKVADAIDHAKDALPNVTPTPPGLKAESSVHDLKSRLEWGEPALTILDARDRESFNASHITGAMSMPMDVLVDWAKSSLEPNRDIYIYGSSDQETAQAAQVLQGAGFFNVAQIKGGLEAWKAIDGATDGTIDSQTPPGPEGYNVISAIANHTQKQEIDFQ; encoded by the coding sequence ATGCAAGATAAAGCTAAAAGTGCTGTAGATAATGCTGCCCATGCTGCGGATAAGGCAACCCACAAGGTAGCAGACGCTATTGACCATGCTAAAGATGCTTTGCCCAATGTCACTCCTACCCCTCCTGGATTGAAAGCTGAGTCTTCGGTGCATGACCTCAAGTCTCGCTTGGAGTGGGGCGAACCTGCTCTGACGATTTTGGATGCTCGCGATCGCGAAAGCTTTAATGCCAGCCATATCACCGGAGCCATGTCTATGCCGATGGACGTGCTGGTAGATTGGGCCAAGTCTAGCCTAGAGCCTAACCGGGACATTTATATTTATGGCAGCAGTGATCAAGAAACCGCTCAAGCTGCACAGGTACTCCAAGGTGCTGGTTTCTTTAACGTTGCTCAAATAAAAGGTGGATTGGAAGCGTGGAAAGCAATAGATGGCGCAACGGATGGCACCATTGATTCCCAAACTCCTCCTGGCCCCGAAGGCTACAACGTGATCTCTGCGATCGCCAACCATACTCAGAAGCAAGAAATCGATTTCCAATAA
- the mutL gene encoding DNA mismatch repair endonuclease MutL, with the protein MAPRIQTLPLEVVHLIAAGEVIDSLAAVVRELVENALDAGATRIAIALWPEQWRVRVADNGSGMDLTDLKQAATPHSTSKIQVSEDLWKITSLGFRGEALHSLAQLAELEVLSRLHSNQAGWQVSYNTQGEPVRVEPVAIAPGTVITASNLFGIWPARREGLPSPTQQLRLIQLTIQQIALCHPHVTWQVEQNDRPWFSIWSGEDAKPVLAQILRSSHLSDLHALAITNPRSAPNLDTPTSNSASPENLQLVLGLPDRCHRRRPDWVRVAINGRIVKAPELEQTILAAFRRTLPRDRYPVCFVHLQVPSDQIDWNRHPAKAEVYLHHLSNWQEAITQAIAQALHFSPAQLTESYQSERIGQLLKVAEADGVYQVSRTIPVEPETSNPETPNTAEAKQPLPSQLLELRAVAQVSNTYIVVEHPAGMWLIEQHIAHERVLYEQLCDRWHLVPLDPPVVLNQLSAPQREQLQRLGLEVEQFGEQLWAVRTGPDLLAKREDCAAALWELSLGGDLESALIATACRSAIRNGTPLTLPEMQTLLDQWQQTRRPHTCPHGRPIYLSLEETTLSRFFRRHWVIGKSHGI; encoded by the coding sequence ATGGCACCCAGAATTCAGACCCTGCCTCTAGAGGTAGTTCATTTAATCGCGGCTGGAGAAGTGATCGATTCTCTGGCAGCAGTTGTGCGGGAATTAGTCGAAAATGCCCTAGATGCAGGAGCAACTCGGATCGCGATCGCGCTCTGGCCAGAGCAATGGCGAGTCCGAGTTGCAGATAACGGCTCTGGCATGGATTTGACTGATCTGAAACAAGCTGCAACGCCCCACAGTACCAGCAAAATTCAGGTGAGCGAAGACCTGTGGAAGATCACCAGCTTAGGGTTTCGGGGTGAAGCATTACATAGCTTAGCTCAGTTGGCAGAACTAGAAGTTTTGAGTCGGCTCCACAGCAATCAAGCAGGCTGGCAAGTCAGCTACAACACCCAAGGCGAGCCAGTCCGAGTCGAACCTGTCGCGATCGCCCCTGGCACCGTCATCACCGCCAGCAACTTGTTTGGCATCTGGCCCGCCCGTCGAGAAGGACTGCCCTCCCCCACGCAGCAACTGCGCCTGATTCAGCTCACCATTCAGCAGATTGCTCTCTGTCACCCCCACGTCACCTGGCAAGTCGAACAAAACGATCGCCCTTGGTTCTCGATTTGGTCAGGAGAAGATGCCAAGCCCGTCTTAGCCCAGATTTTACGAAGTAGCCATCTCAGTGACCTACATGCTCTAGCGATCACCAACCCCAGAAGCGCCCCCAATCTAGACACACCAACTTCCAATTCTGCCAGCCCAGAAAACCTCCAACTCGTACTGGGTCTACCAGACCGTTGCCATCGTCGCCGCCCCGATTGGGTCCGAGTCGCCATCAATGGCCGCATCGTCAAGGCTCCAGAACTAGAGCAAACCATTCTCGCCGCCTTTCGCCGCACCCTGCCTCGCGATCGCTACCCTGTTTGCTTCGTCCACTTGCAAGTCCCTTCCGACCAAATCGATTGGAACCGTCACCCCGCTAAAGCTGAAGTATATCTGCATCATTTAAGCAATTGGCAAGAGGCCATCACCCAAGCGATCGCCCAAGCCCTCCACTTCAGCCCTGCTCAGCTCACAGAGTCTTACCAATCAGAGCGAATCGGGCAGCTATTGAAAGTAGCCGAAGCCGATGGCGTTTATCAAGTCAGCCGTACCATTCCTGTAGAACCTGAAACTTCAAATCCTGAAACTCCAAATACAGCCGAAGCCAAGCAACCCCTCCCTTCGCAGCTTCTAGAACTCAGAGCCGTCGCCCAAGTCAGCAACACCTATATTGTGGTCGAGCATCCTGCCGGGATGTGGTTGATAGAGCAGCATATCGCCCATGAGCGCGTCCTGTATGAGCAACTGTGCGATCGTTGGCATCTAGTTCCTCTAGACCCTCCCGTCGTTCTTAACCAACTCTCAGCCCCCCAGCGCGAACAACTACAACGCCTAGGGCTAGAAGTAGAACAATTCGGCGAACAACTGTGGGCAGTACGGACAGGCCCAGACCTATTAGCCAAACGCGAAGACTGTGCCGCCGCCCTCTGGGAACTTAGCTTAGGCGGCGACCTAGAATCCGCGCTCATTGCCACCGCCTGCCGCAGCGCCATCCGCAACGGCACCCCCCTTACCCTGCCAGAGATGCAAACCCTGCTTGATCAGTGGCAACAAACCCGCCGCCCCCACACCTGCCCCCACGGTCGCCCCATCTACCTATCCCTAGAAGAAACCACCCTATCGCGATTTTTCCGCCGCCATTGGGTAATTGGCAAAAGTCATGGGATTTAG
- a CDS encoding UDP-N-acetylmuramoyl-tripeptide--D-alanyl-D-alanine ligase, whose product MPCRVTLSQLVEILHATPLNLSSADLAQQATGIGTDTRSLQPGEVFVALRGERFDGHRFVGAALDQGAIAVIVDQAYEETPPREKTGVLPLLQVPDTLQAYQAIARWWRDQCAIPVVAVTGSVGKTTTKELIGAVLATQGRVLKTQANYNNEIGVPKTLLELEPEHDYAVIEMGMRGPGEIALLTQIARPDIAVITNVGTAHIGRLGSEEAIAQAKCELLAEMAPTGIAILNHDSPLLLPTAATLWSGKTISYGLAGGDFQGQLVDVNTLTVEGIEFPLPLPGQHNALNYLAALVVAKCLNISWEALQAGLAVDLPSGRAKRHELPNDVVILDETYNAGLESMIAALQLLAQTPGQRHIAVLGTMKELGERSPEFHQQVGAMAAQLGLDYLLILADPAESAAMVAGAVGVATEEFDGHEAVVERLRQLVQPGDRLLFKASRAVALDRVVDGFCQELKVNSLS is encoded by the coding sequence ATGCCTTGTCGTGTCACCCTATCCCAGCTCGTAGAGATTCTGCACGCCACACCTCTCAACCTCTCTAGCGCAGATTTGGCGCAGCAAGCAACAGGCATTGGTACCGATACTCGCAGTCTTCAACCCGGAGAAGTGTTTGTTGCTTTGCGGGGTGAAAGGTTCGATGGACATAGATTTGTCGGTGCCGCTCTAGACCAAGGTGCGATCGCGGTAATTGTGGATCAAGCTTACGAGGAAACTCCGCCACGGGAAAAGACCGGGGTTTTGCCACTGCTCCAAGTGCCAGATACGTTACAGGCGTATCAAGCGATCGCGCGGTGGTGGCGAGACCAATGTGCAATTCCAGTGGTTGCTGTGACGGGATCAGTGGGCAAAACCACCACGAAGGAACTGATTGGCGCGGTGTTGGCAACCCAGGGACGAGTGCTGAAAACGCAAGCCAATTACAACAACGAAATTGGAGTGCCGAAAACTCTACTAGAACTAGAGCCAGAGCATGACTATGCCGTGATTGAGATGGGCATGCGAGGTCCGGGAGAAATTGCTCTGCTAACGCAAATTGCGCGGCCTGATATTGCGGTGATTACCAACGTGGGGACGGCCCATATTGGACGACTAGGCTCAGAGGAGGCGATCGCGCAAGCCAAATGTGAGCTGCTAGCGGAAATGGCTCCCACGGGAATCGCAATTCTCAATCACGACAGCCCTCTGTTATTGCCGACTGCCGCGACGCTCTGGTCGGGTAAAACTATCAGCTATGGTTTAGCGGGTGGGGATTTTCAAGGACAGTTAGTCGATGTCAATACCCTAACCGTAGAGGGGATAGAGTTTCCCTTGCCCTTACCGGGGCAACACAATGCTCTCAATTATTTGGCTGCTCTCGTGGTTGCCAAATGCTTGAATATTAGCTGGGAAGCATTGCAGGCAGGTTTGGCGGTTGATTTACCCAGTGGTCGTGCCAAACGCCATGAGCTACCAAATGATGTGGTGATTTTGGACGAGACTTACAACGCTGGGCTGGAGTCGATGATTGCGGCTTTGCAGCTGCTGGCTCAAACTCCGGGTCAGCGTCATATTGCTGTGCTGGGCACGATGAAGGAGTTGGGGGAGCGATCGCCGGAGTTTCACCAGCAAGTAGGGGCGATGGCAGCGCAACTGGGCTTAGACTATTTGTTGATTTTGGCTGATCCAGCGGAAAGTGCCGCGATGGTGGCTGGAGCGGTGGGAGTGGCGACGGAAGAGTTTGATGGGCATGAGGCGGTGGTGGAGCGGTTAAGGCAGTTGGTGCAACCGGGCGATCGCTTGTTGTTTAAGGCATCAAGGGCGGTGGCATTGGATCGGGTGGTGGATGGTTTTTGTCAGGAGTTGAAAGTGAATTCTTTGTCGTAG
- a CDS encoding aldo/keto reductase, whose translation MQTIKLGPTGPVVPALGIGTWAWGDKLFWNYGSHYGSTEVESAFQAALEAGVNFFDTAEVYGFGESEKLLGQFMQQTQQPVQIATKYGPAPWRIGGQSVADALTESLKRLQVDQVALYQVHWPFAFLMSQSTLMNALADEVQRGRIAAIGVSNYSAEQMQEAHRILAARGVPLAVNQVRYSLITRQIEANGILDAARQLGVTILAYSPLAQGLLTGKYTVENYQEPTGARQWDSRFSRDGLQKLAPVIDLLQDLGTKYGRTPAQVALNWLIAQGGVIPIPGAKNAKQAQQNAGALGWTLSDEDVMQLNKVSHSWRS comes from the coding sequence ATGCAAACAATTAAGCTTGGTCCGACCGGACCAGTTGTGCCTGCTTTAGGAATCGGGACATGGGCTTGGGGAGATAAGCTGTTTTGGAACTACGGCAGTCATTATGGCTCGACCGAGGTGGAATCCGCTTTCCAAGCTGCCCTAGAAGCGGGTGTCAACTTCTTTGACACAGCCGAGGTTTATGGGTTTGGTGAGTCGGAAAAGCTGCTAGGGCAGTTTATGCAGCAAACTCAGCAACCTGTGCAGATTGCCACCAAATATGGCCCCGCTCCTTGGCGCATTGGCGGGCAATCTGTCGCTGATGCTCTGACGGAAAGCTTGAAGCGGTTACAAGTAGACCAAGTGGCACTTTACCAAGTTCACTGGCCTTTCGCCTTCCTGATGAGCCAATCCACCCTAATGAATGCCTTAGCCGACGAAGTGCAGCGAGGCAGAATTGCCGCCATTGGCGTGAGTAACTACTCGGCTGAGCAGATGCAGGAAGCACACAGAATTCTGGCTGCGCGGGGTGTCCCTTTAGCCGTGAATCAAGTCCGCTATTCCCTGATCACTCGGCAAATTGAAGCCAACGGCATTTTGGATGCAGCTCGGCAACTGGGTGTGACGATCCTGGCCTATAGTCCCCTAGCTCAAGGCTTGCTGACTGGCAAATACACCGTGGAGAATTACCAAGAGCCTACCGGAGCCCGCCAATGGGATTCTCGCTTTAGCCGCGACGGTCTCCAGAAACTTGCGCCTGTGATCGATCTTCTCCAAGATCTAGGCACCAAGTATGGGCGTACCCCAGCTCAAGTCGCACTCAACTGGCTCATTGCTCAAGGGGGAGTCATTCCAATTCCAGGCGCGAAGAACGCCAAACAAGCCCAACAGAATGCGGGGGCTTTAGGCTGGACGCTCAGCGATGAAGACGTGATGCAACTCAATAAAGTGAGCCATTCTTGGCGCAGTTAG